Genomic segment of Candoia aspera isolate rCanAsp1 chromosome 2, rCanAsp1.hap2, whole genome shotgun sequence:
TACATCGGAAGCGATATGGTTATCGCTTGGATTACcatgagaagaaaaggaagaaagagggtcGTGAGGCTCATGAGCGCTCAAAGAAAGCCAAGAAAATGATTGGATTAAAAGCTAAACTGTATCATAAACAACGTCATGCGGAGAAAATACAGATGAAAAAGACGTGAGACaacttttattataaatttaagTACTTTGATATAATAAATTAGTATTGCTTTGATCTAGCCTTTTTAGAAGATATGCTGCTGATTGTTTTTTGGTGTCCATTACTGGGACAATAATGGACAGTACAGTTTTCTTTATGGAGCTGTTTTAGGAAAAGCACTTCATGTTATAGTTGAGATTAATGTTGCATATTTTGTCTATTATTAGTATGATTCCCTGTCTTGTAAAACATTGGGATCCATTTAAGATGTCTGCTACTAAAACTATTCTCAGTTGCTCATTTATTGCTGGATTAATTTTGAAACATCTGAAAAGCACCTTGTTATATCTATCCCTCTAGTATTAAGATGCATGAAAAGAGAAACAGCAAGCAGAAGAATGATGACAAGACCCCAGAAGGCGCTGTACCAGCATACCTGCTGGATAGGGAGAGCCAGTCCCGAGCAAAAGTTCTTTCCAACATGATCAAACAGAAACGAAAAGAAAAAGCTGTAAGTCACGGAGATGcttaaattaatataatttgtcCAGATTTCTACTGTCacttttaaaatactgatttGCAAAGTAATGGCTCTGGTATCCATTCAGAATATTGAGTGCTTAttcccattttctgttctaagtaAGATATCAGTTTTGCACATATGGTAGGGAGTTACTGGATTTGcccaaaaatctaaataaatgttATAGCTTGCTTAATACTTTTATGCCTCCAACTTTTAATCATGAGTATAGTTTTTTTAAACATGTGATTGCTTGTATAAAGCAAAACTAAATTGGTACACAGGAAATGGCTAGAAAACAAAGAATTGGTGTTAAAACACTTTGAAGCTGGTGGGAAGATATATGCCCATTTCTGACTTTTTCCGAAGTTCAGTGCAATATTTAATATACTCTATGCTTTCTATTGCTCCACGTTCCAGTATAAATAGAGAGGAATTTTATGTCATCCTGAATATTGGAAGGTTTCCTCTGCGTGTTGCAAAGCTTATGATGATATAAATAATTTTCCTGTACACCAAAGTTCTCTTGATAGGAAGAACAAATAACAGTTGTCTGTGGAATCAAACCAGACTTTACAGATGCCCCGTGCATTTATTTAAGCAATATGTACTGCATGTGCATACATGTGTCCTTTCCCATCTTTTGCACCCTAacaatactttttatttatttttaggggAAATGGGAGGTTCCTGTACCCAAAGTCCGGGCCCAGGGAGAAACAGAAGTGCTGAAAGTGATTCGTACAGGAAAGCGAAAGAAGAAGGCTTGGAAAAGAATGGTTACAAAAGTGTGTTTTGTTGGGGATGGCTTTACCAGAAAACCTCCAAAATATGAACGCTTCATTCGACCAATGGTAAACATTTTCATTGTAGATTAATTAGTGTGTACTTGTTTGTTCATATTCTATCTTCAGTAAAGGGAAAGACCATAGCAGGACCTTTAGTGATAATGAAAAACAGGACAAGCTACATGGAACCGACAGCAGTTGTGATCCATCTACCTGGAGGGAATCAGAGTCATGAAGGCTCAGAGCGAGCTGTTAACTTTTCTGGGCTGAAAACTAAACCTGTTTATCTGTGTTTGGAATTAAATAATAACTATATTAGTTTAAATTCTCTTTTTCCTATGGCTACTTatgaagaattttatttattttgttgaataATAGGGTTTGCGATTTAAGAAGGCCCATGTAACACATCCTGAACTTAAAGCCACGTTTTGTCTACCTATCCTTGGTGTAAAAAAGAATCCTTCTTCTCCTCTGTACACTTCTTTGGGGGTAATCACAA
This window contains:
- the NSA2 gene encoding ribosome biogenesis protein NSA2 homolog, yielding MPQNEYIELHRKRYGYRLDYHEKKRKKEGREAHERSKKAKKMIGLKAKLYHKQRHAEKIQMKKTIKMHEKRNSKQKNDDKTPEGAVPAYLLDRESQSRAKVLSNMIKQKRKEKAGKWEVPVPKVRAQGETEVLKVIRTGKRKKKAWKRMVTKVCFVGDGFTRKPPKYERFIRPMGLRFKKAHVTHPELKATFCLPILGVKKNPSSPLYTSLGVITKGTVIEVNVSELGLVTQGGKVIWGKYAQVTNNPENDGCINAVLLV